In the Salvia splendens isolate huo1 chromosome 16, SspV2, whole genome shotgun sequence genome, TCTCCATGCATATCCCTATACTCCTGCTTCGTCTCATCCGCAACAATAAATGTTTCAATATCATCATCAAACCCACAATGAACAGCCTTGACAAATTTAGACTTCAACCATCGTCCTCCATGTAACTCATTAgggattaattttatttttttgtttctcaagaccCAAAAAATGTGACTGCATACAAGCCCAATCCTCCCAAACATCTTACAACTACATgcatatgaatcaaaagatgtgGAGTATGACACAGTCCAGTTCTTCGAGAACTTGTCGTTGACTACATAAATCTCATTCTCACCAATGTTTGACACTGTCACCATAGTGACATTGTCAACTGCTTCCTCTATCTCACTTTGAATTAGTTTGAAACCACTATCACTATATATTGTTGAAGCATGCTTCTCGAGGGCTGAATTTGTTTTCAAAGTTGGAATTGTATTAAAATCCAAGTATTCTAGCCTATTGTTGTTGCTCCTTTGGCCATCCAATGCATTGTTGTAATTCATAAGAAATTCAACAAGATTAGAACGAGACTTGGAGTACCTCTTGAAGAATATGTTCTGAGATTCAGATATTGATGTGGTCTTTATTAGTGAACTCATTGGAAAATCCCTAAAGAATGCAGGCACCTGCAGTTCATTAGTTAACAAATATGCTTCAGAATAATGACAGAAATTCTTCAGCGTATAGAAAATATGTTTCCAAAGAGGATACATACCCAAAATTTTCGAGAGGCAAACATCGAGGAAAACCACTCATTGTCCTTAAGCCCATATTTTTCCATTACTTTATTCCATTCTTCATCAAATTCTTCAGGCTCTATCAGCTCAGACCACACACAATTGTTTAACTCTTTTTTCAAATCTTCATTGCCAAGTAGATTCTTTGGTAACTTTTCCACAACCTTAAACATGATGCGCCACATGCACCATCGATGTCTTGTATCAACAAGGACTCTTTCCACAGCAACCTTCATTCCCAAATCCTGATCAGTAATGATCAATTTTGGTGCAGAACCCATACATTTGACAAAACGTTCAAACAACCATGCGAAGGAATCAGCATTTTCTTTAGATAATAAGCCTGCACCAAATGCTACAGGTCTCCCATGGTTGTCTTTTCCTGTGAACGGTGCAAATATCATGCAGTACCCGTATTACATCAATTCATCAAAAAAAGGATGTTATAAAAAGGATAAAGTAATATAAATGCTATGTTTAAACAGTAGGGtttatgaatgaaatgaagtaataaaacattatactgaagtaacagactctaaaaatgaattaataacaCTTACtaatgaagtaacatagtattccagtgaactatctataattgtggatgatatgttgcATATTAATTCTGTGTTTGTTATGTAAAGGTAAAACTTCCTCTCCAATTATGAAGAATGCAAGTAGTTCTGAAATGTAGTATCTATAACTGTGCTCACTGCTAAAATGTGAACTTAActaatatgtaaatatatagtaATGAAGTTTCATGCCCTACTGTGAAAAcctatgaagtagtaaattgataaaatgaattaataaaacatgatattgaagtaacagactctaattatgaactacctatttcataattatatataaCATCCTTTTTAATGAATTGATGTAATACAGGTACTGCATGATATCTTTactgaagtaacagactctaaaaatgaattaataacacataataatgaagtaacatagtatTCCAGTGAACTATCTTtaattgtggatgatatgctgcATATTAATACTTCAGACACTAAGAGTTTTACTCTCCTAGTAAGACTCCTAAATACTTCTGTACTCACATCATTCCAGGGGACTATTAATTCATTATTGACTATTACTAGTACATTCTGTTAAGTTATTTCATTAATTCAGTAAATGTTTCATGCATATGCAAGTTGATCACATCAATAATCATATCATTATAAACAACATATTGTTCGTACCTATTAGTTGAATATGTTGTGTCAAACGATACTATATCACCGTAGAGATGGAAATTCTTCTTAGCAATGGGGTCACACCAAAAAAGACGAGTGAGCATATCCTGAGAGTTCACCTCAAAATCATAGGTGAATGCTGGACAATTCTCTTTCTTCCAGCTCATCTCATTAAGTACCATTTGTGCATCTGCCCCACTAGTATATGCTCTCAAGTCGCGCCTATAGTTTCTAACTTCTACAACTGTGCAACCAACATAATCCAGCCCACCAAGAACCTCATTCAGCAACTTAAAAGTCAGTGTAGGGCCTATGTTTGCACTTGCACAATCTAGTATAAATTTCTGATGCAATAGGTCAATGTTGCGATTCAGCCTCATGAATCGCTTATGGCGTAACTCCACCATATCATGATTAtgtatttcataaaattgattgaCAACATAACCTATTCCTTTACAAAACTTAAAAGTAATTTTAGCCTTGCAAAAACACTTCCTAGAAGAACGTCTACGTTTTGACTCATGCCCTTGCATTTTCATTTTCCTCTGACCTTCTCTACTGCACACAACATACAACCATGTGACATGATCCACCTTCTTTTTAGATCCATGTTTACGAGTGTCAAACCCAACATGTCGTGCATACTTATTATAAAACTCAGTAGCATCATCAAGTCTAAGAAAAATCTGACCAATGTAAGGCTTCAGCTGGGATGGACAATCAGGTAAGTATGACACTGTTATAAAACATACAAACTACTGTTAGtggaaaatttaaacaaaacaaaacatattcattcaaacaAGAACAGAAGTTCAGTTTTACTATTTATTACTTCATGGTAACAACAATTTAGTTCATTATGAGTACATATCGCATAtacactacaataatatcaGCATTTAATATTCAACAAGAACAGAAGTTCATTTTAACTTGTTATTACTtcagtataaataaaatttagttcACTATGAGTACAGATCGTATATACACtacaaacatgaaaaaaatcTGTTTTACTTCATTATTTTTAAGCACATGGATCAACTTTCCAACGTTCCAACGTAGTTTTGAGCTCATTTTTTCGACATTTACttcattattattctttttacactacaaacatgaaaaaaatcTAAGATAACACATTGCTCAATTAGAAAAATTCATCTACCTTCAACTGCGGTATTATTTGATTCTGCCTCTGAATCCGAATTTGAATCCGTATCAAAAAGAGAGCCTCCTGGATTTCTAAGATCATTCATAATCGATCCATCATTGATCGATGTAGATCCTCTTGATGTAGATCCTAATCCGTCTTCAACCGCAGAATTTGTTGAAGTAGATCCCAATCTATCGATATTCTCCATGAGAGTCAGAATATTGAGAAATTGAAACAGAATTAGTGAACTAAGGTCCAGCAGCTTTTGATGAGCCCGAAACGAATGAAACACCAGCTGGTGCAGCGTGAATTGAACATGGAATGAAGAAGATCCACGCGAACGTCGATGGCagattgaagaagatcgacgcagAGCAGATTGTGAATTGCAAGAGAATTGATAGCTTTTGATGAGCCCGAAACGAATCAAACACCAGCTGATGCAGCGTGAATTGAACGTGGAATAAAGAAGATCGACGCGGATCGTGGATGGCAGATTGAATTGAAGAAAATTGCGTGAAAATTGATGAAGATTGCTTGAAGATTGTGTGAAGATTGTATGAATTGAGAGAATGAAAGAGATTCACGTTTTTGATGAAGAT is a window encoding:
- the LOC121770211 gene encoding protein FAR1-RELATED SEQUENCE 5-like; the encoded protein is MENIDRLGSTSTNSAVEDGLGSTSRGSTSINDGSIMNDLRNPGGSLFDTDSNSDSEAESNNTAVEVSYLPDCPSQLKPYIGQIFLRLDDATEFYNKYARHVGFDTRKHGSKKKVDHVTWLYVVCSREGQRKMKMQGHESKRRRSSRKCFCKAKITFKFCKGIGYVVNQFYEIHNHDMVELRHKRFMRLNRNIDLLHQKFILDCASANIGPTLTFKLLNEVLGGLDYVGCTVVEVRNYRRDLRAYTSGADAQMVLNEMSWKKENCPAFTYDFEVNSQDMLTRLFWCDPIAKKNFHLYGKDNHGRPVAFGAGLLSKENADSFAWLFERFVKCMGSAPKLIITDQDLGMKVAVERVLVDTRHRWCMWRIMFKVVEKLPKNLLGNEDLKKELNNCVWSELIEPEEFDEEWNKVMEKYGLKDNEWFSSMFASRKFWVPAFFRDFPMSSLIKTTSISESQNIFFKRYSKSRSNLVEFLMNYNNALDGQRSNNNRLEYLDFNTIPTLKTNSALEKHASTIYSDSGFKLIQSEIEEAVDNVTMVTVSNIGENEIYVVNDKFSKNWTVSYSTSFDSYACSCKMFGRIGLVCSHIFWVLRNKKIKLIPNELHGGRWLKSKFVKAVHCGFDDDIETFIVADETKQEYRDMHGDFYDIARLIEGDSDKIRAFRQIMAEGRKEVLGEGNVLSISEKRLMIENFYGSHVPSQIDVHPPDVVKTKGCGRRLSRLEKEMREMSKPGRKCGKCGEVGRHDSRNCDKIHEENNKKKRRNQC